A genomic window from Megalobrama amblycephala isolate DHTTF-2021 linkage group LG2, ASM1881202v1, whole genome shotgun sequence includes:
- the LOC125263297 gene encoding cortexin-1-like, with translation MSDVSTLDYELLSPGPSFVGVPSSPPLGGDAEQRTAFAFVGLLMLFLVFLLVRCFRILLDPYSRMPASSWTDHKDGFERGQFDYALV, from the coding sequence ATGAGCGATGTGTCCACGCTGGACTATGAGCTGCTCTCGCCGGGGCCTTCGTTCGTCGGGGTCCCCAGCAGCCCACCTCTTGGCGGGGACGCCGAGCAAAGGACGGCCTTTGCATTCGTTGGTCTCCTGATGCTGTTTTTGGTTTTCCTGTTGGTGCGTTGCTTCCGGATATTGCTGGATCCCTACAGCCGTATGCCTGCTTCCTCTTGGACCGATCATAAGGACGGCTTCGAGCGGGGCCAGTTTGACTACGCCTTGGTGTAG